A single Deltaproteobacteria bacterium DNA region contains:
- a CDS encoding thiolase family protein, translating to MTVTKYRRSLPKGNGKPVIVDGVRTAFVKSFGVFEDCDALELFSRVVDGVVRRLELDPEELDEVSCGVVVPQTKNANVARDAILNLGLPAHIHGVTLNRACTSSLQTIADAARNIAFGNPGLILAGGVECLSDVPIVYSREARKFLVALNKARTSASKINLLRNFSAKAWLPKPPSLSEPLTGFTMGEHAEMMAKINFISKEDQDAFAVESHKKAALAQEIGHFTNEVLPTWPAPKYSACIDKDNMVRADTSVEALKGLKPAFDKRYGTITAGNASPLTDGAAVTLVADEGRAKSLGLKAKARIKDVVFVGVDPYEQLLIGPAISIPLILKKNGLTLSDIDRFEIHEAFAAQVLSCTRSIESAAFMEKHFGTKPLGPFPMDRVNVNGGAIAIGHPFGATGSRLVTTLSNELIRSDKNLGLIAICAAGGMSGAMLIERI from the coding sequence ATGACCGTGACCAAATACCGCCGCAGCCTTCCCAAAGGTAACGGCAAGCCGGTAATCGTCGATGGTGTTCGTACAGCTTTTGTCAAGTCATTCGGAGTTTTTGAAGATTGTGATGCCTTAGAACTTTTCAGCCGCGTAGTGGATGGAGTCGTTCGTCGCCTTGAGTTAGACCCTGAGGAGCTTGATGAGGTCTCGTGTGGCGTGGTTGTCCCGCAAACTAAAAACGCTAATGTGGCACGAGACGCCATACTAAATCTCGGACTTCCAGCTCACATTCATGGCGTCACCCTAAATCGAGCCTGCACTAGTAGTCTTCAGACCATCGCTGATGCCGCCCGGAATATTGCATTTGGTAATCCAGGTCTAATCTTAGCGGGTGGAGTTGAATGTCTGAGCGATGTCCCAATTGTTTACTCACGCGAAGCTCGCAAGTTCTTGGTCGCACTCAACAAAGCGCGGACATCGGCATCCAAAATCAACCTTTTAAGAAACTTCAGCGCTAAAGCTTGGTTACCCAAGCCACCCAGTTTGTCTGAACCACTGACCGGGTTCACAATGGGTGAACATGCAGAAATGATGGCGAAAATAAATTTTATTAGCAAAGAAGACCAAGACGCCTTCGCCGTCGAGTCGCATAAAAAAGCCGCCTTGGCGCAAGAAATAGGTCACTTCACTAACGAAGTACTGCCCACATGGCCTGCCCCTAAGTACAGCGCCTGTATAGATAAAGACAACATGGTGCGTGCCGACACCTCTGTTGAGGCCTTAAAGGGTCTGAAACCGGCCTTTGACAAACGCTATGGCACCATCACCGCTGGAAACGCCTCTCCACTCACCGATGGTGCGGCGGTTACCCTCGTTGCAGATGAAGGAAGGGCGAAAAGCCTTGGGCTCAAAGCAAAAGCTCGGATCAAAGACGTCGTATTTGTCGGTGTCGATCCCTACGAGCAGTTGCTCATCGGGCCCGCAATATCGATACCCTTGATACTAAAGAAGAACGGCCTCACTCTGAGTGACATAGATCGATTTGAAATTCATGAGGCTTTTGCTGCTCAAGTTCTCAGTTGCACGAGATCGATAGAATCAGCGGCATTTATGGAGAAACACTTTGGCACGAAACCTCTTGGGCCGTTTCCCATGGATCGAGTCAATGTCAATGGGGGGGCCATCGCCATTGGTCATCCATTTGGCGCGACGGGATCGCGACTTGTCACCACACTCTCAAATGAACTGATCCGCAGTGACAAGAATCTTGGTCTCATTGCCATTTGTGCCGCCGGCGGGATGTCTGGTGCCATGTTGATTGAGCGTATTTGA
- the fadJ gene encoding fatty acid oxidation complex subunit alpha FadJ (multifunctional enoyl-CoA hydratase/3-hydroxyacyl-CoA dehydrogenase/3-hydroxybutyryl-CoA epimerase; catalyzes the formation of an hydroxyacyl-CoA by addition of water on enoyl-CoA; exhibits 3-hydroxyacyl-CoA epimerase and 3-hydroxyacyl-CoA dehydrogenase activities: forms a heterotetramer with FadI; similar to FadA2B2 complex; involved in the anaerobic degradation of long and medium-chain fatty acids in the presence of nitrate) has protein sequence MSDFWQIEREVGNVAVVVLDTKGKDVNVLSEQVLRDFNDVLEKLEKDASLAGVVITSGKKDFIVGADITEISGLESSELAAEASRQMQAILQKMADLKVPTVAAIHGQALGGGLELALACDWRIATTDPRTKLALPEIQLGLIPGGGGTQRLPRLIGIQAALDMILTGKRVAGKKAEKMGLVDAAVPSQILREVAIKYAVKPRDTQNNLPQLKPGSLASDLPKWATEGNLLGRKLIYKKAKEMVQSKTHGHYPASFKALEAVFDGFELSLAEGLELEADLFGQLVLTRESQSLVHLFHATTSLKKHRYKDAGRERFGESQVRSLGVMGAGFMGAGIATVAIERGIRVNLSDPNKDAVGRALKHARDYFQKKADRRRLKSFEVGQKLGHLSPDVSPVGFKTNDIIIEAVFEDLRLKQKLLKQVEESAGDNFIFASNTSALPIAKIAAESKRPDRVIGMHFFSPVEKMPLLEVVVTDKTADWVIARTAELGQEMGKQVIIVKDGPGFYTTRTLSFLLNEGCLMLEEGASIEAIDTAMIKFGFPVGPIALIDEVGIDVGTHVLETISGAFPSRLIAPKSLTAIADSGRLGRKNNKGFYIYENGKKKEPDHTVLELIPPPANSEKMSADDIVERCLLVFVNESIRCLEDGILTSPYDGDVGAVFGLGFPPFWGGPFKFADHIGADTLIKRLRKLEDRHGARFKPAELLIKQASAGQRFFPEEA, from the coding sequence ATGAGCGATTTTTGGCAAATTGAGCGAGAAGTCGGTAACGTCGCAGTAGTCGTACTCGACACCAAGGGTAAAGATGTAAACGTTCTTTCAGAGCAAGTCCTTCGAGATTTCAACGATGTCTTGGAGAAGCTTGAAAAAGACGCTTCCTTAGCCGGCGTGGTTATAACGAGTGGCAAAAAGGACTTCATCGTTGGCGCCGATATAACTGAAATAAGCGGCTTGGAGTCATCTGAACTTGCGGCTGAGGCATCCCGGCAGATGCAGGCCATCCTCCAAAAAATGGCTGATCTCAAGGTTCCAACGGTGGCAGCAATTCATGGTCAGGCGCTGGGTGGAGGATTAGAACTTGCACTTGCATGTGACTGGCGTATCGCTACTACTGACCCTCGGACTAAGTTGGCACTTCCAGAAATTCAGCTGGGTTTGATCCCTGGTGGGGGTGGTACGCAAAGATTGCCACGTTTGATTGGGATCCAGGCGGCACTGGATATGATCCTGACAGGCAAAAGAGTTGCCGGAAAAAAGGCAGAAAAAATGGGTCTTGTCGATGCGGCAGTACCCAGCCAGATACTACGGGAAGTAGCTATAAAATATGCGGTAAAGCCGCGCGATACACAAAACAACCTGCCACAACTTAAACCAGGCTCTTTGGCGAGCGATCTACCTAAGTGGGCGACCGAAGGCAACTTACTAGGACGCAAGTTGATCTATAAAAAAGCCAAGGAAATGGTCCAAAGCAAAACGCATGGACACTACCCTGCTTCGTTCAAGGCACTCGAGGCTGTATTTGACGGATTTGAGCTTTCACTCGCCGAGGGCCTCGAACTCGAAGCAGACCTTTTTGGTCAGTTAGTTTTAACGCGAGAGAGTCAGAGTTTAGTGCATCTATTTCATGCAACTACTTCGCTTAAAAAACATCGCTATAAGGACGCTGGTCGTGAGCGCTTTGGGGAAAGTCAGGTCCGAAGTTTAGGAGTGATGGGCGCAGGCTTCATGGGGGCTGGCATTGCCACGGTGGCCATCGAAAGAGGAATCCGCGTTAACCTTTCGGACCCTAATAAAGATGCGGTCGGTAGAGCACTTAAACATGCCCGCGACTATTTCCAAAAAAAGGCCGATCGTCGTCGATTAAAATCATTTGAGGTCGGCCAGAAACTTGGTCACTTATCCCCAGATGTGTCTCCTGTAGGATTTAAGACTAACGACATAATCATCGAGGCCGTTTTCGAGGATCTTCGCTTAAAGCAAAAATTACTTAAACAAGTTGAGGAATCAGCCGGAGATAACTTCATCTTTGCTAGTAATACCTCAGCTCTTCCCATCGCAAAAATCGCAGCGGAATCCAAGCGTCCAGACCGAGTCATTGGTATGCATTTCTTTTCTCCGGTCGAAAAAATGCCGTTACTTGAGGTAGTGGTCACAGATAAGACCGCTGATTGGGTTATCGCTCGAACGGCTGAACTTGGCCAAGAGATGGGAAAACAAGTCATTATCGTCAAAGATGGACCCGGGTTCTACACCACTAGGACTTTATCCTTCTTACTAAATGAGGGTTGCCTCATGTTAGAGGAGGGAGCCTCAATAGAAGCTATCGATACGGCAATGATCAAGTTTGGATTTCCAGTTGGGCCCATCGCGCTCATTGATGAGGTTGGCATCGATGTCGGCACTCATGTGTTGGAAACAATCTCTGGGGCATTTCCCAGTCGCCTTATTGCTCCTAAATCACTCACAGCTATTGCCGATAGTGGCCGACTAGGACGTAAAAACAACAAAGGCTTTTATATTTATGAGAACGGGAAGAAAAAAGAGCCAGATCATACGGTTCTGGAGCTAATCCCGCCCCCAGCTAATTCAGAAAAAATGAGCGCTGATGACATTGTAGAGCGCTGTCTACTCGTCTTCGTTAACGAGTCTATTCGATGTTTAGAGGACGGTATCCTAACAAGTCCTTACGACGGGGACGTAGGCGCGGTATTTGGACTGGGATTTCCTCCTTTCTGGGGAGGGCCTTTTAAGTTTGCAGATCATATTGGTGCCGACACTTTAATCAAGCGACTTAGGAAGCTTGAAGATCGTCATGGTGCGCGCTTTAAACCCGCTGAGCTGTTGATCAAGCAGGCTTCAGCCGGCCAGCGGTTTTTCCCAGAAGAAGCTTAA
- a CDS encoding phosphatase PAP2 family protein — translation MWRVALAFDESLFRFINIGWASPALDRIMSVVSDKYLWLVIGVLAAIALFLKFKSRMNTVLLVLLIALALTDSITYQILKPAFSRMRPCKQLTEIHLVPEYCGGDYGFPSNHAANGMAVTTVLTFMLSRSTAAIALGLTLLVGLSRVYLGVHFPGDVVGGYLVGALVATVVVFVFQILQKKRRQAVI, via the coding sequence ATGTGGCGAGTCGCTCTGGCTTTCGACGAAAGCCTATTCCGTTTTATCAACATTGGTTGGGCCTCGCCTGCGCTCGACCGAATCATGTCCGTTGTCTCGGATAAGTATCTCTGGCTAGTGATAGGTGTCCTAGCTGCTATCGCCTTGTTTCTCAAGTTTAAGAGTCGGATGAATACAGTGCTGCTGGTATTGTTGATAGCGCTAGCTTTAACAGACTCGATAACCTATCAGATATTGAAACCAGCTTTCAGCCGCATGCGTCCGTGTAAGCAATTGACGGAAATTCATCTAGTCCCCGAGTATTGTGGCGGTGACTATGGATTCCCATCAAATCATGCCGCTAATGGAATGGCCGTCACTACCGTTTTGACTTTCATGTTGTCGAGGTCGACTGCTGCAATAGCACTCGGTTTAACATTGCTTGTCGGACTTAGCCGGGTGTACCTGGGAGTCCATTTTCCCGGAGATGTGGTCGGCGGGTATTTGGTTGGTGCATTGGTGGCGACAGTTGTCGTTTTTGTCTTCCAAATCCTACAAAAAAAACGGCGGCAGGCAGTAATTTGA
- a CDS encoding HD domain-containing protein, producing MQSAVLIVERGPEAGKRIALAQFPVTIGRDSTNTIVIDDSEVSRFHLRIKRRGRLYICEDLESRNGTYINGDRVLNSILQNNDKLLAGSTEFQFVTSEPHIQLTSAIVAFDMIVAEDLGIKGPIEIGKAESNKKFMPQRLNQLAVINQSTSDAIAIKEIYDLYSNILVINHFEEASKALLKSISKIMPSATKMALFMWSPASRQLIPIAAKQSKRKKESFLLSQRAFDDVIARKQGIIVPLDAATDRQTSVCQQIVLPMVHHDDPICLIHIEAASRSDNHVLMREIELAQALISRCAPSFENLLLRRELDAWMVGMIETMVASIEAKDTYTHGHSERVSRYSMAIADELKLNREIKRLLLISALCHDIGKIGIPDAILKKASMLSAEEYEEMKLHPEIGSDIVSHMPNAQRFISGVRHHHEKWDGTGYPDGLIGEDIPFFGRIVGIADAFDAMVSGRAYSGFMDQSDAIARIQEEKDLFDPEILKAMIRAHDSGILTLKTSTASNAISDPSGKKIKNNTPSHSERLTTPPKSKRR from the coding sequence ATGCAAAGTGCCGTCTTGATCGTCGAGCGTGGACCTGAAGCTGGCAAACGAATTGCTCTGGCTCAGTTCCCCGTCACCATCGGACGGGACTCCACGAATACAATCGTCATCGACGACAGTGAAGTATCCCGGTTTCACCTGCGGATCAAACGTCGCGGTCGGCTTTATATCTGTGAAGATCTCGAGTCACGAAACGGTACTTACATCAACGGTGACCGGGTGCTAAACTCCATCCTCCAGAACAACGATAAGCTTCTCGCTGGTTCTACGGAGTTCCAATTTGTAACTTCGGAACCACACATTCAATTGACCAGCGCTATCGTCGCGTTTGACATGATTGTAGCGGAAGACCTTGGAATAAAGGGGCCAATTGAAATTGGCAAGGCTGAGTCCAATAAAAAGTTCATGCCTCAACGGCTGAATCAACTCGCCGTCATTAACCAATCAACTTCCGACGCTATAGCTATAAAAGAAATTTATGATTTGTACAGCAACATATTGGTGATCAATCACTTTGAGGAAGCCAGTAAAGCATTACTTAAATCTATCTCTAAGATCATGCCATCGGCCACAAAAATGGCGCTGTTTATGTGGAGCCCAGCAAGCCGCCAACTCATACCGATTGCAGCTAAACAGTCCAAGCGTAAAAAGGAGTCTTTTTTACTCAGCCAAAGAGCTTTCGATGATGTTATCGCCAGAAAACAGGGCATCATCGTTCCTCTTGACGCGGCAACTGATCGGCAGACGTCGGTGTGCCAGCAAATTGTTTTACCAATGGTTCACCATGACGATCCTATATGTCTCATTCACATAGAAGCGGCCAGTAGAAGTGACAATCACGTCTTAATGAGGGAAATAGAACTCGCACAGGCACTAATTAGTCGTTGTGCGCCTTCATTTGAAAATCTCCTACTACGAAGAGAATTGGACGCGTGGATGGTAGGGATGATTGAGACAATGGTCGCCTCCATTGAGGCCAAAGACACCTATACTCACGGGCACTCTGAGCGCGTAAGCCGCTACTCGATGGCGATTGCCGATGAGTTAAAGCTGAATCGCGAAATCAAACGGCTGCTTCTAATAAGCGCCCTATGCCATGATATTGGCAAAATTGGCATTCCTGACGCGATTCTCAAGAAGGCTTCCATGTTAAGCGCAGAAGAATATGAGGAGATGAAACTTCATCCAGAAATCGGTTCGGACATCGTAAGCCACATGCCAAACGCCCAGCGCTTCATATCTGGCGTGAGGCATCATCATGAAAAATGGGACGGTACCGGATACCCCGATGGGCTCATCGGAGAGGATATTCCTTTTTTTGGAAGAATTGTCGGAATTGCAGATGCTTTTGATGCGATGGTTTCGGGGCGGGCATATTCTGGTTTCATGGATCAATCAGATGCAATAGCCCGAATTCAGGAGGAAAAAGACCTCTTTGATCCTGAAATCCTAAAGGCCATGATCAGAGCCCACGATAGCGGTATCTTGACCCTTAAAACGAGCACCGCGAGCAATGCCATCAGTGATCCCTCCGGTAAGAAAATAAAAAACAACACCCCAAGTCACTCCGAGAGGCTCACCACTCCCCCTAAAAGCAAACGTAGGTAG
- a CDS encoding MotA/TolQ/ExbB proton channel family protein → MWTEVARSFQLGNGYILSMLIIGFIALVIFFERVIMIQGVYNINFGKFLNNLRKMVLAEDLNRAISLCRNTSSTSLPKIACKALEAADSDPTRVRGAIEEEALDFLPAIERRIGALPALTLIIMLIGILGTIDSLWTAFQSVDVLDTAKKQATIAQGIASSLSPTALGLLFGMLMLAGYYFLKGIALNLTEEMHHGVTVLFNLLAPRDTVSYIPIPDSGDASGGIHSPSSIQAPIEQKSNTTQVAAPANKNEENFDDASIEDIKDEEEII, encoded by the coding sequence ATGTGGACTGAGGTCGCTCGCAGCTTCCAGCTCGGAAACGGCTACATCCTCTCAATGCTAATCATTGGCTTCATCGCTCTCGTCATCTTCTTTGAGCGCGTGATCATGATTCAAGGCGTTTACAACATCAATTTTGGCAAGTTCCTGAATAACCTGCGCAAGATGGTTCTCGCTGAAGACTTAAATCGAGCAATTAGTCTGTGTCGCAACACTTCCTCTACTTCACTACCCAAAATAGCATGTAAGGCGTTAGAGGCGGCTGATAGCGATCCTACGCGAGTCAGAGGGGCAATTGAGGAAGAGGCCCTCGACTTTCTTCCAGCAATTGAACGTAGGATAGGAGCTTTACCAGCCTTAACGCTGATAATCATGCTTATCGGCATACTTGGAACCATCGACTCACTTTGGACAGCATTTCAGTCAGTCGACGTGCTCGATACAGCCAAAAAACAAGCGACAATAGCTCAAGGCATAGCTAGCTCGTTATCACCGACGGCCCTAGGCTTACTGTTCGGGATGCTGATGCTCGCTGGGTATTACTTTCTGAAGGGGATCGCTCTTAACTTGACCGAGGAGATGCACCATGGCGTGACGGTACTTTTCAATCTGTTGGCACCACGTGATACGGTTTCCTATATCCCAATCCCGGATTCCGGTGATGCCAGTGGAGGCATTCATAGTCCCAGTTCGATTCAAGCACCAATTGAACAAAAATCAAATACCACGCAAGTAGCAGCGCCAGCCAACAAAAATGAAGAGAACTTCGATGACGCTTCTATCGAAGACATCAAGGATGAAGAGGAGATCATCTGA
- a CDS encoding AgmX/PglI C-terminal domain-containing protein, protein MSRSSRNRGQGSIKSRTTKTGALHIEVLQNGSSITSAEIAIKRSGKIQITSEKEGLLSLPYYPLPEGKLDIAQWQRRTVVLDLNPEWQGFCTSMGTGVVIEKGRVLKSPVSLHHGDFASLSYGDLRIMLRIGAASKPIKTHSNWVVAAYRGSLLKLLMPTILEWQISAIAALMAAVVIGSASVGLLNRPVQRPRQLTEIDDEYVLHFISPNNLVHAPEALQKNLRRSSMLRQVMEYYNSLTSSMMGWPIENEKLLPPTTLGMNKALQESGQAIAAAKKRRQLEIDKLQLMKNGSSVISIPSVIGESVTTSMLRIQDKIAVGHLSFDANLAAKRKMQQIFPHDPDYAWEEYRNVSSVDPLSEATGRIKPFEILSEEELVYRDAKQFAVNARRKQKPLVDVMEPGEYITAEADQPVSMPDGVQFVSFATATDPYIADEKLNQLQAPEYGQQDQVVKAKVVPTKEPLVGEIEPSLIVGHIQKNRFELQLCYELALRRNEQVAGTMEWRWRIDSRGGISDIALISTSIKDPRMTDCIRKKIGAWRFPRPRNGSVEVSYPFEFAPTKG, encoded by the coding sequence ATGAGTCGATCTTCCAGAAATAGGGGTCAAGGCTCAATTAAATCGCGCACTACCAAAACAGGCGCACTTCATATCGAGGTGTTGCAAAACGGGTCGTCTATCACATCTGCTGAAATCGCAATTAAGCGCAGTGGCAAAATTCAAATTACATCTGAGAAGGAAGGACTACTTTCGCTACCGTATTACCCATTACCTGAGGGTAAGCTGGACATCGCGCAATGGCAACGACGCACAGTTGTTCTTGATTTGAACCCTGAATGGCAGGGTTTTTGTACTAGCATGGGCACTGGGGTTGTCATTGAAAAAGGGAGGGTGTTAAAGTCCCCAGTCAGTCTTCACCACGGTGACTTCGCCAGCCTAAGTTACGGTGATTTACGCATCATGCTCCGCATTGGAGCAGCGAGTAAGCCAATCAAAACCCACTCAAACTGGGTTGTCGCGGCGTACCGAGGATCCCTATTAAAACTTTTGATGCCAACCATACTCGAATGGCAAATTTCAGCTATTGCAGCCCTGATGGCGGCGGTTGTTATTGGGAGTGCATCTGTAGGCTTGTTGAATCGCCCAGTGCAAAGACCTCGGCAGCTGACCGAAATTGATGATGAATATGTACTTCATTTTATATCACCAAATAATCTGGTCCATGCACCTGAGGCCCTGCAAAAGAATTTACGACGAAGTTCGATGCTTCGGCAGGTCATGGAATATTACAATAGTTTAACTTCCAGCATGATGGGTTGGCCGATAGAAAACGAGAAGCTTCTACCGCCAACAACCCTGGGTATGAATAAAGCTTTGCAGGAAAGCGGCCAGGCCATAGCGGCCGCCAAAAAGCGGCGTCAACTAGAAATAGATAAGCTTCAGTTGATGAAAAATGGAAGTAGCGTCATCAGCATCCCCTCCGTTATCGGGGAATCGGTCACAACGAGTATGCTCCGCATACAGGACAAGATCGCCGTCGGTCACTTATCTTTTGACGCCAATCTCGCTGCAAAAAGAAAAATGCAGCAGATTTTCCCTCACGACCCTGACTATGCGTGGGAGGAGTATCGCAATGTAAGCTCGGTTGACCCACTCTCTGAGGCTACAGGGAGAATTAAACCATTCGAGATTCTTAGCGAAGAAGAATTAGTATACCGTGACGCGAAGCAGTTCGCTGTGAACGCCAGAAGAAAACAAAAGCCACTAGTGGACGTGATGGAGCCCGGGGAATATATCACGGCAGAAGCTGATCAGCCGGTTAGCATGCCTGATGGCGTCCAATTTGTATCTTTTGCGACTGCTACGGATCCGTATATCGCAGATGAAAAACTCAACCAACTGCAAGCCCCAGAATATGGCCAGCAGGATCAGGTTGTTAAGGCAAAGGTGGTACCGACCAAGGAGCCCCTCGTTGGAGAGATTGAACCCAGTCTCATCGTCGGTCATATTCAAAAAAATCGCTTTGAACTTCAATTATGTTATGAGCTTGCCCTTCGCCGGAACGAACAAGTTGCCGGGACCATGGAATGGCGATGGCGGATCGACTCTCGTGGGGGTATCTCGGATATTGCATTGATCAGTACTAGTATCAAGGACCCACGTATGACAGATTGCATCCGTAAAAAGATCGGCGCCTGGCGCTTTCCACGTCCTCGCAATGGTAGTGTAGAGGTTAGTTACCCATTTGAATTCGCCCCAACTAAGGGATAG
- a CDS encoding ribonuclease J, translating to MDAQEKIFAPTQNLGMVRIVPLGGCGEFGMNLTCFLSGGKLFVVDAGIRFPDAFRLGVDAVLPDVDKWFAEAGGVYAYILTHGHEDHIGAMPHILQKWPAPVYGTAWTIELLRNKLFRLGRDPEQYKLKVVAPGDHVVTEGFDAEYVHINHSIPMACSLNLRFPGLTIFHTGDFKFEEDPIIERPADLERLKRIGDEGVDLLLADSTNAEKDGFCPAENSIYEPLLKVINQCERAAVVTTFSSNLWRIKTIVDVCRAAGRRLYITGGGLENTLNVAKAVGIYEVPPELRIADELLASVPRDRLMVLATGCQGERRSSLARIAAGEHRFFRLNPGDTVIWSSRLIPGNEKAVISLSNNVQRLGAKVITAREAPGIHVSGHAYGGDIGRLLQLIRPKNFLPIHGAFSQLNANYQRPLLTPNSVAQAQIVESGDVIDVDKEGTTIIGRLEIELKFLESDGSGLMSYGELRERLRIGELGMARVDGVYNIPNETWVVEPTIELIGIGFPENLRKSDWLCAKASKIKQLVPQLLLQKNLTAAQASEEIRQFIRRELQRILRKKPVVSVKIHCIDFSINLLD from the coding sequence TTGGATGCTCAGGAAAAGATTTTCGCCCCTACGCAAAACCTTGGCATGGTTCGCATCGTACCTCTAGGCGGGTGTGGTGAGTTTGGCATGAACCTCACCTGCTTTCTGTCTGGAGGCAAGCTATTCGTAGTCGACGCTGGAATCCGATTCCCCGATGCTTTTCGCTTGGGAGTGGATGCGGTCCTTCCGGACGTTGACAAATGGTTTGCAGAGGCCGGTGGTGTATACGCTTACATTTTGACTCACGGCCATGAGGACCATATCGGTGCAATGCCACATATCCTTCAAAAGTGGCCTGCTCCTGTGTATGGGACTGCCTGGACGATAGAGTTACTTCGAAACAAGTTATTCAGGTTAGGTCGAGATCCGGAACAATATAAGCTCAAAGTCGTTGCGCCAGGAGATCATGTTGTCACCGAAGGCTTCGATGCCGAGTATGTGCACATCAATCATTCGATCCCAATGGCGTGTTCGCTAAATTTGCGGTTTCCCGGACTAACCATCTTTCACACTGGAGACTTCAAATTTGAAGAAGACCCGATTATTGAGCGGCCGGCGGACCTAGAGCGCTTAAAGCGTATAGGCGACGAGGGTGTTGATCTTTTGCTTGCAGACAGCACAAATGCGGAAAAAGACGGCTTTTGCCCCGCAGAAAACAGCATCTACGAGCCGCTTTTAAAAGTCATCAATCAGTGCGAGCGGGCTGCCGTAGTTACCACATTTTCAAGCAACCTTTGGCGCATCAAAACCATCGTCGATGTCTGCCGCGCCGCCGGACGTCGCCTTTACATAACCGGTGGTGGTCTTGAAAATACCCTGAATGTTGCCAAAGCGGTGGGGATTTACGAAGTACCGCCGGAGCTAAGGATCGCCGACGAACTCCTCGCGAGCGTCCCTCGTGATCGATTGATGGTGCTAGCGACGGGATGCCAGGGCGAAAGGCGCTCTAGCCTCGCTCGCATAGCTGCCGGAGAGCATCGATTTTTTCGCCTGAATCCGGGAGATACCGTTATTTGGTCATCTCGATTAATCCCCGGAAATGAAAAGGCGGTGATAAGTCTGTCGAATAATGTTCAAAGATTAGGAGCTAAGGTGATTACCGCCCGGGAGGCACCGGGGATTCATGTAAGCGGCCATGCTTACGGCGGTGATATCGGGAGATTATTGCAACTTATCAGGCCGAAGAATTTTCTGCCGATTCACGGCGCATTCAGCCAATTGAATGCAAATTATCAGAGACCTCTCTTAACGCCAAACTCCGTTGCCCAGGCTCAAATTGTGGAGTCTGGGGATGTGATAGACGTAGATAAAGAGGGCACCACCATAATAGGCCGACTCGAAATTGAGTTAAAGTTTCTTGAAAGCGACGGCAGTGGTCTGATGTCCTATGGAGAGCTTCGGGAACGCCTACGTATTGGCGAGCTTGGTATGGCGCGCGTAGACGGCGTTTACAATATACCCAACGAGACTTGGGTGGTCGAGCCAACGATAGAGCTGATTGGAATCGGCTTCCCTGAAAATTTGCGAAAGTCGGATTGGCTCTGCGCAAAAGCGAGTAAAATAAAGCAACTCGTGCCTCAGCTGCTTTTGCAGAAAAATCTCACCGCCGCCCAGGCTTCCGAAGAAATTCGCCAGTTTATTCGGAGAGAATTACAACGTATTTTGAGAAAAAAACCGGTGGTTTCGGTAAAAATCCATTGCATTGATTTTTCCATAAATCTCTTGGACTAG